A region of the Sphaerodactylus townsendi isolate TG3544 linkage group LG15, MPM_Stown_v2.3, whole genome shotgun sequence genome:
cttagagacagcttctactctagagctgtggctatgctaaactccgctgcttcatattgatgtatttggggctgtgtagggatgggtggaggaaggggaaagtgaggatgatgtatgagtctgaaattgtgtgcatcgaggaatgctgctgtaaatttcgttgtgcgtgcacaatgacaataaaatgcttatgcttatgctttgaaGCCCTGTCCAAGATCTCGCTCCTTGCTTCCCTCAGACATTTCATCTCTACGTTCATTCCCACAGATATTCTGCCCACCCTTCCACATTTCTCTTGAAATTTCCCTACATGACATCTGGCAAGAGACGGAACTCTCGGATTCTTCCCCACCGCCGTGCTCTGGCAATCCCCCTGTCCTCCATGTTGCTTCTTTAAGCGCGAGATGATATTCAGGGGCCAAAAGAAATAGTTCAGCAATTTTCTGtggaaacacacacaaacaagcagCATTTCTTTTGTGCTCTACACATGGCAACTGGCTGAatgttcctccttttctttttgaggAAATGAAATATGCAAGCTGTTTTGCAAGCGAAAGGGTGACATTGTTTGGTCATTTACGTGGTTTAACAGTTCAAGTTTGTTTTGTTCCCTTCCTCACATTTAGTGCGCAGTGTGTGAAAAGTAGCTTGTTTCAGTTGACAAGGCAAATGCTGCTCCAGAAATTTGCTTGCGTGTCAACCCACACTAACCCCAATAATAAAGCTGATTCTTGCAAATACAGATatggtgtgtttttgtgtgtatgtgaaaaAGACCTAACTTCTAatccaagagaagaagaagggtttggatttatatcctgcccttctctcctgtgaggagactccaaggggcttacaaactcctttcccttcctctccccacaacagaccctttgtgaggcaggtggggctgagagagttctgagagaactgtgactggcccaaggtcacccagcaggcttcatgtgtaggagtgggaaacaaggCAAATGCTGCTCCAGAAATGCGCCTGCATGTCAACCCACGCTAACCCCAGTAATAAAGTTGATTCTTGCAAATATAGATatggtgtgtttttgtgtgtatgtgaaaaAGACCTAATTTCTAATCagagagaagaaggagggtttggatttatatcctgtcttcctctcctgtaaggagactcaaggtggcttacaagctcctttcccttcctctccccacaacagacacattgtgaggcaggtggggctgagagagttccaagagaactgtgatttgtCCAAGGTCCACAGGATGAGCCAAAGATAGTATCTAGCTTacggaaaggaaaaaaagaatctgtTTGACTCTAGTGTGAAGTTAAAAACTATTGTTAATGACAATAACTAAAGCATTCATACAACAGACCCACAACTCGTGTGAAGTTAAAAACTATTGTTAATGGCAATAACTAAAGCATTCATACAACAGACCCACAATCAACAATAAAGTATACCTATTATAGATAACACCAACAAAGCAATGAATAATACAAATACAGTGGATCCAAAAGACAATACTAAGATATCAAGTCTCTGCAATAAAGGTGCAGCTTTTGAAGAGATCCGCTAGTGGTATAGAGGCGAAggataccaagtgtctgatgCCAGTAAGTATTCAACTTCAGCAGATGAGCTTCATGTGCTCATAGGTCCaaagtcccccagcaggcttcatgtggcggagcggggaaacaaatccagttcaccagatcagagtctggtgcttttgtggaggagtggggaatcaaactcgctGGGCTGCACAACGAAGCAACAGGCCACCAACTAGCTCTGAGGCTGGAAACAGACTAGAGAACAGGATAAGATGAGCACATCCAGTGACCGATAAGTGGTTTGTAGCCTAAAAGATCAGGGCTGTCTTAACTTGCTGGGCATAACCCTCGAGCACAGGGGCCCCATCATGTTAATCTACGTAGCAAGCAAAACAAAGCAAGACAGTTGCTGCCCTCCCATCCTGTTTGGGAAGCTGCCAAAGGCAACAGGCTGCCCACTTCAAGATATGAGAGACTGAATCTTTAATCTGTATTATCCAGTTGTCAGATTGCTTGTAGTAGTTGGACATCTGCCATGATGGTATAAAAGGGCCATCTTATGAAGcagactggccccttccgcacatgcagaataatgcactttcaatataacaagagcatggctgaatacattcaagtattggatcaaattatgttttaactctgatgtgcgcagtttaatatacactttCTTGGCATGAAGACCTATTTGCCTCGAATGGGTAtccaacttctcaaatcaaaaaatttactcaataggttttattactggaagatctctgtatgctgacacccagagattttccaaaccttgaaaagtagacttctagaacaggaatatcatatcttgttggggcaaacaaataaatcatgctctaAGCCTCTCACAATGAATAATATCGGAACAGGGCACATAGccaaaatatcttgaattattaactgaaccccctaacagagatggattatcacacaagcgggccagatccaataccttcccatgcGGCCATTACAAAGGAGTCGTTACTTTATCCGGTCCCTCTCCAGGATCGAGGGTTTGTCCACACCTGTAAAAAATcaaagtggagactcttgctcacattattcttgactgtgtccgagatatgtgggcattagagAATTTCTCTCCCAGAGCTGGCCTctttagacaaatctgaaagtgactctacGAGCTGTTcttgttgtggagcttctgttaaacaacacagaatGTCTAAATGCTCTTGGAAAAAAGCCTTAGCAAAatgtcttttacaagtgacagaactttctaagtagtAATGCTACTACCGCTATATAGTCTCCTGCCTCCCCTGTCtggcgctttgaatgtactcttggaTTTGTATTTCCAAAAATGTCCTGGCAATGCTCCGGTAGAActggggggtagggaacctgcggctcaagagcagCGATCGCGCTCTTCTTGCCCGCTTACTTTCTTGACGTCTTACATGGAGCCGAGTCACTGGTAGTTTCATCCAGCACTTGCTACGCCCTGCTGCTAATCGCAGTGTCTGCCATTGGCCCTCTTCCCCTTCGCCGCCCACGTTGGAGCCGTGGGCGTGGCGCTTCCGGTTCCCGCGCCAGCAAAGGCAAAcgcccggcttcatccttgcgccTTACccacaggcagcagggcagaagcCCCAGTTCACCGTACGCTGACCCAGCTGGGCAAGCGCCATGGAgttttcccctctcacccgcgCCTGTTCGAAATAGGCTGGCGCTTTCCCCGTGGGTCGGGCAAGGCCGaggagccgctggccccatccttgccgccctGCAGGCATGGCAAGAGTGAGGAATTGCATCCATCGCTTCTCCAGGAATGAGAggaggagtaaaaggtaaaaggcAACCCCATATAccattgttatctttattttattaaatgtcaaaaattattttatgACGCAAacagtatttttctttttcccGTGGGAAAGCGAAgtccaaaatggctctttgagtgttaaaggttccctacccctgctctagaacctatttttaaatgccaaataaaggttgttgaaaaAGTaggcactttcaatacactttcacaattgtttgcaagcggatttagCGGCTCCTTCCGCTTGCGGTGGCAAATCCAGCGGGCAAGAAGTGCATTGAAGCGATGGAGCAAGCGCGTTATTCTGACTGCGTACCCGCGGAAGGGACGAGAGAGATCTTTCTTCTACCAGGAAAGGTGGAAAACTTTATCAGAAAAGCTTATCagatcactctgaagatgccagccacagatgcaggcgaaacgtcaggagagaatgctgctagaacacggccatacagcccggaaaccacacagcacccaagtgattccggccgtgaaagccttcgacaatacttatcAGAAAACGTTGGGTGCCTTTCAGGAGAGAGATAGCCTGCTCCACCATTGGATCAGGTGTCCAGAAATGGGTGCAGTAAAAAGCAGAAAATCATACTCGGTGCAGATGTGATCTTATCTAACTACATCAAGAAAGCTTAACAAAGGGTGCTTATTCCCTTATTCATCTCTGATTGCAGGGCTGGGTGAATAAAGACACTCCTTCCTACTTTAAAGGTAATGCTCTACCTCACATAAATTTTCCAGGTGTATGATGGGAATGCATGGAAGCTTCAGAGAAGGAGCACTGGACGTGTGGCTTCATTCTGCAGCGTAGAGAATCTGAACTGGTACGGCCAGCGGATCCAATAGGCATGTTTGGTACATCAAGAAGTTGCCTTCTTCGGAGTCATACCCTTGGATTTTCAAGGTCAGTACCGCCTCCTCAGACCAAATCTCAAGAAAAAGTCTTTCTCACCCCCTACTCCTTGTTCCTTTTCTAACAGGAGACGGCCGGAATGTGAACCTGAAAGTCCCGCTAGCACATGCATgaggaattatttatttagggAACCCTTCTTGATCTTACGACAGTCGATGAATAAACGTGCTCGCTTTTTATTCATGTTAAGTTTCTTCTGTGACACATAACAGTCCATTTTGCAGCTCgctataaaaaaaaatcctaatattagTGCCTATTTGTGTCTTTTGGGAATGCAACGAGTTTTAAAGTTGCCAGctttggcatttttcaggtttcgTCCCACACTTCAAGGTCTCTAATATAAGACTGATATCTTCTTTCCGGGGACTTGGGGGCCCAGGATCCCAACCAGACAGACAATTTCGCAAGCCGCATTTGCCGAGGGGAGCTTTTGAACTGTTGCTAACATGCTGTGGAATGAATTAGGTCTTTGAGTATATATTTTTGTGATCGGTCGTTTGTTTCCCCACAGACTTTCCTCCATTTGGACCCTGCAGCTGAGAACTCAAGAGCGTTCGGGTGCAGGTCAGTTGCAAAAAACGAAATTGGAAGAAACTGCTTATATTGGGGGAATAGAGAGTTgttgagaggcagcgtggtgcggtggttaagagtggtggactctaaactggagaaccgggtttgattccccactcctccgcaggaGGGGCGgtctcttatccagtgaactggatttgtttccccgctcctacacatgaagcctgctgggtgaccttgggccagtcacagttctctcagaactctctcagccccacctgcctcacaaagggtctgttgtggggagaggaagggaaaggagtttgtaagccccttggagtctcctcacaggagagaagggcaggatataaatccaaacccttcttcttctcttggatTAGAAGTTAGGTCTttttcacatacacacaaaaacacaccatATCTGTATTTGCAAGAATTAGCTTTATTATTGGGGTTAGTATGTGTTGACATGCAAGCACATTTCTGGAGCGACATTTGCTTTTCAGCCGAGACAGGCGACTTTCCACGCTCTGGGCACTAAATGTGAGGAAACCAGCGAAACAAACTTGAACTGTTAAACGATATAAACAATCAAACGATGTCACCCTTTCGCTTGCGAAACAGCTCGcatatttcattttctccacacacaaaaagaggAACATTCAGTCAATTGCCATGTACGGAGCACAAAAGAAACgatgctttttgtgtgtgtgtgtgtttccacagAAAATTGCTCAATTATTTCTTTTGGCCCCTGAATACCTTCTTGCACTTTAAGAAGCAACAGGACAGACTCCACATGGTCTCGTTGTGTATGGGAGTGATTTTAGCAGGGCTGGAGACTTTACAGAAATGAgaggtatataaatccaaactcttcttcttcaacaactcTCCCTAAACCAGAGAGAATTATccgaggccccttctgtacacgcaaaataatgcgttttaaaaccactttcacaactgtttgcaagtggattttaccattccgcacagcttcaaagagcactgaaagcagtttgaaagtgcattattctgcatgtgcggaacgagaaAGGCAGCTAgctggagagagaaaaagttttCCTTGAAGAGTTACCAAAGTTGTCTTTGCAAGGTTAACTCTTTCGCTTTCTCCATCAGAACTCTCCTTGTGGGTTATAGTAAATTGATCATATGATGAATGAATAGCATAGGGAGTGTTACCTTTTTTAAAACCAGAGACTCCCATGGTATTCACCTGGAGTCTTAGATATGTATTTTTGAGTCTCGATAGACAGAAACATAAAGGGTTACAAATCAGCCACCCCTGTTTTTCAAGTCTaacgttaaaaaaaaattcaaccaaGCTGGAGAAGAATACAAAAAGTAAATATTAAGCACCACGGAGACACAGGCTGTACTTAAGAATTTTTCCTCCTGGGGGTGATCCAGTAGTTTCAGAGTGACATGGCAGATTGCAAAATTGTCACAGGGACAAAGAATCCCCCTTCTTTTCAAAGGTCTTTGgggaacaacaacaaacaacaaagaacctttactggcataacaatattatatacacaagttCACTTCACCAAAGAGAGGGAAACTAAAAGCCAATGTGCAGAAAGAACGATGTTCAGGATTTTGCTCCTAGGTAGCTGTTTCATATATACAAAATCCAAGATTTGTGACGCATCGTTTGCGTctctactggggctgtccaacagaaaggtaatcttttgcgaGTCAGATGCATGCTCTTTTTTGAGCAGCCAggatgacaagtatttgactctgggcaCAGCGTAAAGTGGACagtaaagtaaaatatgatctatggagtctacaccacaggtgtcaaactcgcggccctccagatgttatggactacagttcccatcatcccctgccagcatggtgctggcaggggatgataaacTATGGTCCTGGAAGAACATCTCGAGTTTTCTTTGACACCCGTATTCTACAGTtcctgttgcatatgcatagcctttggtggtaaggggttttagcaaatctccctgttgatacaactgatggaagggcattgcaagaGGTGGGTCTTTGGGGAGttgatttttctttcattttcgtTTATTTTCTTTCTGCAAATTCCTGGATATATCCACATGGGTTATGTTGGGGTAAGTGCTCCTCGGAGATTTCATCCCTGATTCCGTGAAGCTGGCAGTTAGCAGGCTTGCGGGTGGCTaggaacacagcagaagcccttactgCCGACCGTGCAGGTGTGTGATGATGGTTCTAATGGCAGAgacttacacaaaagaaagtcgaggagtcagttgtagtttctaatctaaaaggagtatttattagtgaactccattctgaatagaaaggtaggtaggtagagtcactatgctatcctaatctagctggatggggatgaatcacgaggagcatccatcctctttCTAGGCATGGTGGGAACAAGAAGAGAGAAGGGTCGAGGAAGAagcgggaaggaaggaagtccctgaaattatcagtctaacatcaaagggatagaaccagcatgatagagtaaaggtgtcaaactcCTAGGTCCCTCATCTaaccactagctctctagtaaaacccctcTGTAGAGGTATGAGGccgaaacagcgtaaagtccttcacttccaacaggttATATACGATCTGAGCGTTTCCATAGCCCCCATAGCCCGCTCCGTAGCAGCATGTTAAATCAAGCAGTTCTTGTGACAGAACGGCATTTCCACGCGCAGAACAATGATTTCTGGCAGACCCGAACTTTATCCTATATGCgagaggttgccaactccaggttgggagattccagGAGAATTTGAGGTGGAGTCTGGGATCTGGGGAACAGAAGGACTTCGGTGAGGTATAATGATAGGATGGAGCCGGGCATCAATGAATGGGACTAAGGAGCTCACACCTGCCTGTGCGGAGGGCGGGAAGCTGTCTTcacctctgatatgttaatggatctttcttGCTCTTCCGTTTTCCTTTGAGCCTTGCAACTATAGCTAAACTAGATGCAACCCTGGTGCCGACCCTCCAGGAGGACACGATCACTGCGCTGTCCTTGAGAGGCTCGACTCCCAAACATCCTTCTTTCCACTGTAACATTCTCACAGCCCGTGGGAACCAGGGAGGGGGGTTTTCTGGCGGGAAAACGACAGGGATGAATGCAACCGTTTTACCACACCCCTCCTGAACTGGCGTAATGTCAGGTCTTCGACTGGagtcaataaacaggctctggatacttgatcagaagtctttattgaatgCCGCTAGAACTGAgccttagccactgcaccatatTTCCCAGATCATAGGACAtcccccctgaaaataagacataggtaGGAGGTGCCTTTGCCGGCTCGTAAAGTCTGAAATATAAAGGCATCCCTAAAAGTAAGAGACGTGAGCAATGGATTTTTGCTTTGGAAGCACACCCTGACGCAATAACaggaaacacagaaaaaaaaataagacatctcctgagaaaataagacatagcgcatctttgggagcaaaagaaTTAATGATAAGACACCTGTCTTATTTTAGGCTTTCTGCGGTACTAGAAAAAAGGATCAGCAGGTTTTGTAATCAGTGTATAGAGCCTGGAGAGAGGGTTGAAGGAGGAGCGTATGAGGGGTAGCGTCCCCATGTCACCAAACGTGGTTGCAGGTGCCCGGGATATCGGATCCCATGAGGTCCCTCCAAGCAGTACCTGTTAAATAACCCTGATCTATATGTCCAGCACCAAGCAgtgcagttttaaaaattttgACGCATCAGTGAATAATTATATCGCAGACAAATTCATATTTTACCTTGTTCCTCGATAATGAATTTGGTTCCTCAGCTCAAAATGCACAGGTGGGGGAAGACAGAGATGAGCGGAAAAtccaaatgaagcaaaaaaaaccacagagtagtctgcttcactttccctatGAAGGCAAAAATTACACTTTGCCCACTTGTACAAACCACAGGGGGTTCTCTGATCTGCAGCCCAGCAAGTTCCGGGGAGGGGAAACACTTGTCTAATGAAAATacgacccaaagggaatgtacagtCTGTGCAAAGGAGACCACGTGTGTGACAATGGCCAGAGATAAAGCATAGACAAAGAAAAGCGTAATTCAAATACCAGCAtgggttctagagcaggggtaggggaacctgcggctcttctgccccttgcactgcggctcgaTTTGAGCCAAGCTTCACTGCTCCTTATCTCCCGTTGCCCTACTCTCTGCAGGCAGTAGTGCAGGTGGGAGCGGAAAGTGCACCAACTAACCGCCCCAAGCAGAAGTTGGCTGGGTCAGCGCCGTGCGGCTTTCCTCTCAGCCTGCCCCgcttggagcagggtgggcgctttcgtGGCTAGCTGAGGCTGAGCCGCTGGTCTCCTATCTCTTCCCTCGCCTTACCCGAGGCAGCAGAGGCGGACGATCCATCAAGCAGCTTCTCAGAAtgtgagtggagtaaaaggtaaaaagccccaatatatatagtgttatctttattttaaatgtcagaaattattggcggctccaagtgttttcttttcccgtggaaaacgggtccaaatggctctttgagtgttaaaggctccctacccctgttctagagcaaagGAAACTACAGTGCCCCCTAATTTCCATATATGCGGAGTCAGTTTTAGTCCaacatttcctcttccttttttctcagCCATGGCTCTGAAGGAACTCCTTCTCGCCCTGCTGCTTCTGTGTTCGATCCTCTTCCTGGTCTCCTTGGTGGACGGGAACCAACACAATTATGAGACATTCCTGAGGCAACACGTCGACCCGAGGCGGATGTCAACCAACCCCAGTTCCTACTGTCAGTGGAAGATGAGAGTGCAGGGCCTGACGAGTTCCTCCTGTAAGAAAAGAAACGCCTTCATCCATGCCAGGCCCAGCCACCTCAAACTCGTCTGTGGTGCTGGAGGAATGAACATGAACCGCACCATTTCAGATAGCCAGGCCGACTTCACCGTGACTAACTGTTATTCCAAGGGGGGGTCCCCACCAAGACGCTGCAGAGATACAGAGGCAGAACTGAGCGGCGGAGGATCCGCGTGATCTGCTTCAGAGGGGTCCCCGTGCGTTTAGTAGGAGTTCACACTGTCTGAGACCGGCATTATACCTGCAGACAAGTTTTTCATTTAAAGTAGGGTTGCAGAGTAGTGGAAACATTGTGGGGCGGCAGCATCCCAGGGGAAACGTTAAAAAGGAAACAAGTTCTTATCATCAAATTCCTGGTGGTTCCTAGACCTCCCTGACAGTGACaaagggtagttctaggaattgccaggaagcGTATGATGAAACTGTTCGCTCTTGCCATAGAGTTCCCAGTAATCCCTAAAGCTATCCTTTTGTCGCTTTCAGGtatctctaggaattgtcaggaactctatggtaagacaTTCCTGTATGTAGatgaggccttatttttctttttagtttttcttttgctgtcactCTGATGGGGGGTGGGACACACAAGAAATCGGGTTGAGAGATTCTGCCACCCCCTCTTGGGGCTTGGTAGCCCTAATCTAAATAGAGTTGTGTGGCCTACACAAGCAGCAGAATGTGACGGAATACCCCTCGGAGACGGTTATATTTTTAGTACTCCTTTGTGAGGCAAATATGTCCCTGGGGGGTGTCATATTTTGAGTgctgttatgccaaataaaggcttattattattattattattatattttgagTGCTCATCTGTGTGCGAATAAAATCTGCCCTGCAACAAGAAAGGTAGCACATCAGGGAGCCAACGTCAACATGGCTCCCTAAATAGCTTGTAGGCTCAAGAGATcggcttcctcttcccacaacccGATTTTAACTGATGGTGTCGCCTCCAAATTTTTGTTGAAAAAACAAACAGTGATACGCTGACATAGCACGTCTGCAGCCTATTCTCAGTGGCTTTCTGCCTCTTACACGTTCTCTACCAGTTATATGTTGCATTTTACTTTCTCTGCAGTGGTTTGTTCCACTCTGGTTTCCGGTGAGCCTTTATTGTGTTCCAAAATGTACCACCCATTGTTTCCTTCTAAATCCTGATGATGCTCAGAAAGTTCTAGGGGTGTAAAAGTGGAAAATCAAATTTAATGGATGTGTCTGGTCAATATTAATTATGTGCTTGTTAACTGAAGTAACCAATAGAATTCTCAGCTGCCATTTTTAGTCAATCGCCAGTCTCTCCATGCTACTGCCACCTAGTGGCAAGGAGGAGTCTAAGGCCCTTTGGTGATTTCTTGTCTTGGAATACGTAACACATGCTTGGCTATCAATGTATTATATCCTCTCAGTTCAATAATAACCATGAGACTTGTTTTCTATAATACATTTCTTTTCTTGAAGAGCAAAACTTGACTCTGTGTTTGTTTGTACTAGTTTTATTACACATAACGGTGAAGGTCGCCCCCCAATCCAAACACTGGACCCATTGGGTGACGTTACATCATGCTGTTTACTAGGTAGGACTATGGTGGCTGCAACCACCCCACTCATGACTATGAAAAGCTCGAAGTGGTATGAGAccagggaggaggggtgtgggggtgactaaatggtcgcagctcggggacatttgaccccatatgtccccctgggcggcaCGCTCCTGCATTTCCCCAAATGTCACATCATTCATTCTTAAAGGGACAGTAACATATAAACAGCCATACACAAATCAGTGATTACTCCTTACTTTTCTCACCAATGGgaactcaaaacagtttacaacacccatgttatcctcacagccATCCCCTTATGACTGGAAAGTCCAGGTCAGTCTagaaatgtgtttatttatttgattcatgaaatgcccttccccaaaggggttCAGGGTGCCATACAACATTaattacaataaatacaataaaatctcaCCCCCCCCAAAATCATCCATTTCAACAGGATAGCACTGTAAACCAAGGAGCAGCAGGTGGGCGATGTGAGGGGAGGTTAAGAgccttcgtgtatctaatctgttgaggaacctgggtttgattcccggcttcactcagccgcctgagctgtggaggcttatctagaattcaagattagcctgtgcactcccacacaccgcccagctggggtgaccttgggctagtcacagcttctcggagctctctcagcccacccacctcaccgggtgtttgttgtgagggggaagggcaaggagattgtcagcccctttgagtctcctgcaggagagaaaggggggatgtaaatccaaactcttctcttcttaagagGAAGATAATAAACACCACATCTGCAACCCGACTCACTCTAGTT
Encoded here:
- the LOC125445177 gene encoding ribonuclease pancreatic-like, with the translated sequence MALKELLLALLLLCSILFLVSLVDGNQHNYETFLRQHVDPRRMSTNPSSYCQWKMRVQGLTSSSCKKRNAFIHARPSHLKLVCGAGGMNMNRTISDSQADFTVTNCYSKGGSPPRRCRDTEAELSGGGSA